AGCAGCGCAAGCCTTGCAGCATGCATCGCCACTGCAATCAATCCCGAGTTTTTACCCGGCCGCACGCACGCCCCGATGATTGCCCCGATCGCCGCGACGGGAAGGCACAGAAGGATGACCATCCAATCAGGCATCCATCGCGATGTTCGCTCGGCAAGCAGCGACTGCACCGCGCCGGCGAGAACCTCGCCGCCCAGCAAGTTTCGCGACAAGCCGAGTTCGAGCTTCTTGTCGTTGATGGGATCGACCACGATCAGGACGCGCCCGCCGACCCGCTCGGCCCGTGCTTCGGGTGACGCCCGCATCAGCTCGGCATAATTCAGTGTTGCCGCATCGAGCGTCTCGACGCCAAAGACTGCTCGCTGCGTGTAGGCCATGGTCCAGTCTTCCTGTCGTCCCTGGAGGAACCACTCGGGCACTTCGCCAGCCGACTGTTGCTTGAAAACGGGCAATCGGGCATCGACCCCGGTACGCAGGCGACGCGTCGATCCGGGAACGGGATTCCAGAACTGCACGCGCACGCCACCTTCGTGGGCCCACGCCGAAAAGCGGGCCTGCGGCTGCACCGCCGCGGCGTGCGTTGCGAGCACGAATCCCGGAAGGCCTTCGTCTTGCGGGGGCTGGGCCACGAGCGGGATGAGCGGCAACGGGCCGGACAGGTCCAGCAGCAATGACCCCCACCGCGCACCGGCGCGATCGTAGACCTCGGGCATCGCGGGACGACCGGCATTATCGACAACCCATCCCTGCGCGCCGAGCACGACCGGTGTTCCGCGGCTCGTGCTGCGCTCGATGGCCTCGGCAAACGGCGCGTCCAGCTCGGGCCATGCCTGCGGAAAGTACAGGTCAAAGGCAATGACCCGCGCACCGGCCTGCGACATGGCCTCGACAAACGCCCCGTGCATCGGTCGCCATGTGCGCGCGGGCGAGCTACTCACGCCCTCGACGCCCAGCTCTGCGCCCAGGACGGCCATCTCCAGCGGCGGCGGCATGTGCACGATGCGAACGTCCTCTAGCTGGCCGACGTGTGCGGCATCGAGCATGGGCAGGCGCGCGAGGTACCAGTCCTCGAGCGGCCGGACCCATCGCAGCGGATACGACAGCACGAACGCGAGTACTACACCGATGATTAGTCCAACGAAAACGGCGGCGGCACGCGGCCGACGGCGGGCATGGACCGAGACCGCCGTTCGAATTCGGCCCACCGGGCTCTTGGTCTCGGCGCGTGCGCGAGCCAGCGCGCGAGCGAAGTCGATCGCCGTCTCGTGCCGGCGCTCACGCTGGGGCGCCAGCGCCTTCTTCAGGATTGCCGTGACCGAGGCGGGCGTCTCTGGAGGCAGCAACGAGAAGAGCGGCTCCTGCTCTGTCTTCAGGCGATGGGCCTGCTCGCGGCTGCAATTAGGCGGTAGCGGGACCGGTACGCCTCCATCGGTCAACACGGAAAAGAGCGTGGCGCCCAGGGCATATACGTCGCTGCGAGCATCGAGTTCGCTGGTGGGGCGATCACATTGCTCGGGGCTCTGGAACGCACGCGTTCCGCCGCTGGGCGAGTGTCCCGCCTCGATACGCATGCGCGCCAGACCAAAATCGGCCACGTGCGCCGAGCCGAAGCGATCGACCAGGATATTGGCCGGCTTGAGGTCGTGGTGCAGCACGCCCAGTTCGTGCGCATAGGCCACGCCGCGCGAGGCCTCTTCGATCAACCTCAACCGGTCGTCGATCGTGGGCCGATGTTCGCGCACCCACGCTTCCAGCGAGGCGTTGGGCCCGAAGAGCTCCATGACGATGAACGGGCGCTCTCGGCCTTCCCGGTCCGTCAGCGTGCCGAAGTCTTCGACGGCGACCACGTGGGGATGATCGAAAGCCTCTTGAAGGAGCCCCTCACCGCCACCGTCGCTCGGGCGAAGCACCTTGATCGCCCGCTCTCGCTGTCTCCCGGAGCGCCGGGCGCGGTACACCACCCCCATCGCGCCGCCGCCGATGCGTTCGATGAGTTCGTACTGCCCGGCATACAGGCCGCGCAGGTCTTCGGTGTCTTGGGCCGGAGCGTCCGCCGGCCAGGGCAGCGACCCATCCGCGACCGCAGGCCGTGCGTCTGCACGGTCCGATCCGGAATGCTCGGGCTGCTGCGTCATGGCTACCCCACGGCCGCGTGCCCCGAGTAAGGCTGCCCGCGGTCCGGCCAATGCTAGCAGCGGCCCCGAACGGAGCGGCGGGGGTTAGACGTTGAAGTACTTGGCCTCTGGGTGGTGCACGACGAAGGCGCTGGTGCTCTGCTCGGGGTCGATCTGCCAGTTCTCGGTGAGCTTGCAGCCGATGCGCTCGGGATCGAGCAGTCGCCAGATGATCTCCTGGTCGCTCATGTCAGGGCAGGCCGGGTAGCCCGGGCTGTATCGGCTGCCGCGGTACTTCTGGCGGAAGAGGTCGGGAATCTTGGGCGAGTCGTCGCCGCCGATGCCCATCTCGGCGCGGATGCGCTTGTGCCAGAGTTCGGCCAGGGCCTCAGCGCTCTCAACGCTCATGCCGTGGGTGTAGAGGTACTCGGTAAAGTCATTGTTGTCGAAGAGCTTCTTGGCCAGCTTGCTGACCTCTTCGCCCATGGTGACGCAGGTGAGGGCCAGCACGTCCTTCTGGCCGCTGTCCTTGCTCTTGAAGAAATCGGCGATGCAGAGGTTCTTCTTTCCGTCCTGGCGAGGGAAACGGAAGCGCTCGATCTCCTTTTCGTGGTCGTCGGAATCGAACACGATCAGGTCGTCGCCCTCGCTCTGCACGGGCCAGTAGCCATAGACCAGCTTGGGATGCAGCACGTCATTATCGCGCAGCTCGGCCTTGAGGCGCTCGAAGACGGGGTGCACCTTGTCTTCGAGGAACTGTTCGTACTCTTCGGGGCTCATCGAGCCCTTCTTGAACTGCCACTGGCCGCGGAAGAGTGCGGTGGTGTTGATGAAGGGGTAGATTTCGTCGAGCTTCAGGCCTTCGACGATGCGCGAGCCCCAGAAGGGCGCCTCGGGAACCTGCACGTCGGTGGCCACGTCGCTGCGCACGGCCGTGGCGGTACCGCCATCGCCCTTGGATGAAGCGAATTCATCCTGCTTTTCGGCCTTCTTGGCACGGGCTTCGGCAACGACCTTCTGTGCTTCGCTGCGCTTGCCCAGGCGCTCGGCGATCTCCTCATCGAGCACGCCGGTCTTCCCTGCCTTGAGCATGTCCATGGTGCGCAGGCCCTCGAAGGCGTCCTTGCCGTAGAAGACCTTTCCGGCGTACAGGTCGCGCAGGTGGCTTTCGCAATAATGACGCGTCAAGGCAGCACCGCCGAGGATGACCGGCACGTCGATGTTCTGCTCGGTCATCTCCTTGAGGTTCTCTTCCATGACGGTTACGGACTTCACGAGCAGGCCGCTGAGACCGATGGCGTCGGCCTTGGTTTCCTTCCAGGCTTCGAGGATCTGAGGCAGGGTCTGCTTGATGCCGATGTTGTGGACGGTGTAGCCATTGTTGCTCAGGATGATGTCGACCAGGTTCTTGCCGATATCGTGCACGTCGCCCTTCACGGTCGCGAGCACGATCGACCCCTTGCCCTCGCCCTCGATCTTCTCCATGTGCGGCTCGAGGTGGGCGACCGCCATCTTCATGACCTCGGCACTCTGTAGCACGAAGGGAAGCTGCATCTGGCCGGAACCGAACAGCTCGCCCACGGTCTTCATGCCGTCGAGCAGGTGGTCGTTAACGATCTCCAGGGGCTTGTACTTCTCCATCGCCTCGTCGAGGCAGTCGTGCAGGCCTTCCTTCTCGCCATCGATGATGTGCGCGCGAAGGCGTTCTTCGAGGGTGAGGTCCTTCTTCTCCTCGGCCGAGCCGCCGACGCTGTCGACGTCCTTGAACAGCTCGATAAAGGCCTGGAGTGGGTCGTAGCTCTTGTCGTAGGTGTGCGGTGAATCAGGCAAGGGCCACCTCCTCCTGGATCTGCTCGTCGGGCGAGGGAAGGCCCGTGCCGCCGACGCTCGTGTCTCGCTTGTCGTAGACCAGGTGCATGGCCACCCGCTTCTGGTCGTCTTCGATCTTGGCCAGCGGCAGGATCTTGCTGGCGTGCACGATGGCGCTGGTCATGCCGGCCTTGACCAATTCGTCCAGGAACACACTGTTGAGCACCTGCCTGGCAGCGGGCTTGAGCCCGAAGCTCACGTTGCTCAGGCCGCAGGTGATCTGCACGTTGGGGAACGCCTCGGCGATGCGCCTGGTGCCCTCGATGAGCGCGAGGGCGCTGCGGCGGTCGTCGTCCATTCCGGTCGAGATGGGCAGCACCAGCGGATCGATGAAGATGTCGGTCTCGTCGAGGCCGTGCACCTGGGTTGCCCGTTCGATGGATCGCTTGGCGATCTCGAACTTGCGGTCGGCGGTGCGGGCCATGGCGGCCTCGGGGTCTTCATCGATGGTGCCGATGACCAGCCCTGCGCCGTAGGTCTTGGCGAGCTTGCAGATGGCGTCGAACTTCTCTTCGCCGTCCTCAAAGTTGGCGCTGTTGATGATGCACTTGCCGCCGGCACACTGCAGGCCGGCCTCGATCGTGGCGACCTGGGTGCTGTCGATCATGAGCGGGGCATCGACCTGGCGGACCAGCCGTTGCACGACCTCGCGCATGTCGGCGGCGTTGTCGCGGCCGGCGTAGTCGACGTTCACGTCCAGCACGTGGCTGCCCTCGCGCACCTGCTGCTTGGCAAGGCCCACGATGCCGTCCCAGTCTTCTTCTTCGAGCAACCGCTTGAACTTGCGGCTGCCCGAGGCGTTGCAGCGCTCGCCAACGATCAGGAACGAGTTATCCTGGCGGTATTCGACCGGCTGGTAGAGGCTCGTGCAACTGGGGGCCATCGTCGAACGCTCGGTGCGCTTGGCCTCGCGGCCGCCCACCATGTCGGCGAGCTGGCGGATGTGCTCGGGCGTGGTGCCGCAGCAGCCGCCGACCAGGCCCACCCCGCTCTGTTCGATGAACCGCTGCTGGGCCTCGGCGAAGGGGCCGGGCTTGAGCGGGTATTCCGTCCGGCCCTCGACCAGAACCGGCAGGCCGGCATTGGGGGCCACCGAGACGTGGCGGTCCCAGTACTTGCCCAGCCATTGGATGTACTCGGCCATCTCTGTCGGACCCGTAGCGCAGTTGAGGCCAAGGCTCAGGATCGGGTACCGGCGCAGGGCGTGGGCTGCGGCCTCGATGCTTGTGCCCATGAGCATGGTGCCGGTCTGCTCGATGGTGACCGACACGCAGATGGGGATGTCGGCGATGGACTTGCCCTTCTGCTCCAGGGCCCGAAGGCAGGCGTTGACGGCGCACTTGACCTGCAGGAGGTCCTGGCACGTCTCGATGAGGAACGCGTCGACGCCACCCTCGATCAGGCCCAGGGCCTGGTTCGTGTAGCTGTCGAGCATGGCCGGCCAGGTGGTGTTGCCCAGCGTGATGAGCTTCGTGCCCGGGCCCATGGAGCCCATGACGAAGCGGGGCTTGTCCTTGGTTGAGTAAGCGTCGGCTGCCGACCGGGCGATCTCGGCCGAGCGGCGGCTGAATTCGGTGGCCTTCTCGGCCAGGTCGAACTCGCCCAGAACCAGGGTGTTGGCACCGAAGCTGTTGGTCTCGATGCAGTCGGCCCCGACCTCGAGAAACTCTTTGTGGATGTCCTCGACCACGTCGGGCCGGCTGTCGACAAGGATATCGGTGCAGTTCTCGCAGCCGCAATAGTCGCCCTCGACCGTCAGGTCTCGGCTGTACAGGCTCGTGCCCATGGCGCCGTCGAGCACCAGGACGCGGCTGGCCAGTGCCCGGGCGAATGGGCTCGCGAAGATGGGATCAGTTGCAGTCATGGTTCAGTGTATGCGTTCATCCGGATGAATGAATGGAAGCAGGATGGGGGTTCCCCCTGATCGCCGCCCGTTGTCCCGTCTGGAGCGGCCTTTGGCGCCCATCGCCACCGTTTCGCCAGTACCTTGCCTTCGAGACCCCGCAATAGGATGCAATGCCATGAGTACGAGCTACGGGAAGGGCGACAACGTCAAGTGGAAGTGGGGCGAGGGCTACGGCCGCGGCAAGGTCATCGAGCGCCACACCGAGACGGTCGAACGGACCATCGATGGTTCATCGATCAAGCGCAAGGGCGACACGGACGACGCCGCGCTGGTGATCGAGCAGGACGACGGCCAGACGGTTCTCAAGCTCGAGAGCGAGGTCTCCAAGGACACGTCGGCTTGATGGAAAAAAATGTGCCAGAACGTGTGTTCCTTGGTGGAACGCACGTTCTGGCTTCGTCGCGGAATGGACGCCGACGGATCAGCAGTTACAGGACCGCTTGAACTCGTCGATCTCCTTCTCCGCCTCCTGCTTGGTCTTGCCGTACTTTTCCTGGATCTTTCCGGCGAGCTGATCACGCTTGCCCTCGACCTGGTCGAGTTCGTCGTCGGTCAGCTTGCCCCAGCGCTCCTTGGCCTTGCCTTTGAGCTGCTTCCAGTTTCCCTGCATCGTATCGGTGTTCATTTGAAACTCCTATCCCTCGTCTCAGGGGTTGATTGATGTGCGGCTGATTCGAGGAACATGCACTCACGCGGTCTTCTGGCCGGCGTGCTTGCCCTCGCGGATCTCCTCGATTGTCTTGTCGATGAACGCGGGCAGATCGTCGGGCGTCCGGCTGGTCGTCAGTGCCTGATCGCACACGACCTCCTGGTCGACCCAGCGCGCCCCGGCGTTCTTCAGATCGTTCTTGATCGATGGGAAGCTCGTCATCTCGCGACCTTCGATCACGCCGCAATCGATGAGGATCTGCGGTCCGTGGCAGATGGCGCTGACGGGCTTGCCGGCCTTGAAGAACTCGCGAACAAACGTGGTCGCGTCTTCACGCATGCGGAGCTTGTCGGGGTTCATCACCCCGCCGGGCAGCACCAAGCCGTCGTAGCTGTCGGCCTTGACGTCTGCCAGTGAGCGATCGGCCTTCACCGTGTCGCCCCAGTTGCCGTTGTCCCACCCCTTGATGTCGCTGCCGTCCGGAGTAACGACGTGCACTTCGGCGCCAGCTTCCTTGAGCGCTTCCAGAGGGCGAACCAGTTCGCTCTGCTCGAAGCCATCGGTCGAAAGAATGGCGATGGTCTTGCCATCGAGCTTCTTGTTGTTCGTAGTGCTCATATTGGGTGCTCCCTTCGTTGGGTTTCGTGGTACATTGCAATGATCGGGGCGTGCGGTGACCGCCCGGTGAAGGCGCCGTGAATCGGGACTCATTCTCACGGGGCCTCGCAACGCTCCGCACCGCGTTGGCCCATACAGTGCGGTACGCGCCAGCGCA
This portion of the Phycisphaerales bacterium genome encodes:
- a CDS encoding protein kinase, producing the protein MTQQPEHSGSDRADARPAVADGSLPWPADAPAQDTEDLRGLYAGQYELIERIGGGAMGVVYRARRSGRQRERAIKVLRPSDGGGEGLLQEAFDHPHVVAVEDFGTLTDREGRERPFIVMELFGPNASLEAWVREHRPTIDDRLRLIEEASRGVAYAHELGVLHHDLKPANILVDRFGSAHVADFGLARMRIEAGHSPSGGTRAFQSPEQCDRPTSELDARSDVYALGATLFSVLTDGGVPVPLPPNCSREQAHRLKTEQEPLFSLLPPETPASVTAILKKALAPQRERRHETAIDFARALARARAETKSPVGRIRTAVSVHARRRPRAAAVFVGLIIGVVLAFVLSYPLRWVRPLEDWYLARLPMLDAAHVGQLEDVRIVHMPPPLEMAVLGAELGVEGVSSSPARTWRPMHGAFVEAMSQAGARVIAFDLYFPQAWPELDAPFAEAIERSTSRGTPVVLGAQGWVVDNAGRPAMPEVYDRAGARWGSLLLDLSGPLPLIPLVAQPPQDEGLPGFVLATHAAAVQPQARFSAWAHEGGVRVQFWNPVPGSTRRLRTGVDARLPVFKQQSAGEVPEWFLQGRQEDWTMAYTQRAVFGVETLDAATLNYAELMRASPEARAERVGGRVLIVVDPINDKKLELGLSRNLLGGEVLAGAVQSLLAERTSRWMPDWMVILLCLPVAAIGAIIGACVRPGKNSGLIAVAMHAARLALLAMLLVVVSIGLLAFYAAWSLITLPVFWLLAALLSCIAAAVMIEWILPKRPRRLQSRSQSASSVVVQ
- a CDS encoding vitamin B12 dependent-methionine synthase activation domain-containing protein codes for the protein MPDSPHTYDKSYDPLQAFIELFKDVDSVGGSAEEKKDLTLEERLRAHIIDGEKEGLHDCLDEAMEKYKPLEIVNDHLLDGMKTVGELFGSGQMQLPFVLQSAEVMKMAVAHLEPHMEKIEGEGKGSIVLATVKGDVHDIGKNLVDIILSNNGYTVHNIGIKQTLPQILEAWKETKADAIGLSGLLVKSVTVMEENLKEMTEQNIDVPVILGGAALTRHYCESHLRDLYAGKVFYGKDAFEGLRTMDMLKAGKTGVLDEEIAERLGKRSEAQKVVAEARAKKAEKQDEFASSKGDGGTATAVRSDVATDVQVPEAPFWGSRIVEGLKLDEIYPFINTTALFRGQWQFKKGSMSPEEYEQFLEDKVHPVFERLKAELRDNDVLHPKLVYGYWPVQSEGDDLIVFDSDDHEKEIERFRFPRQDGKKNLCIADFFKSKDSGQKDVLALTCVTMGEEVSKLAKKLFDNNDFTEYLYTHGMSVESAEALAELWHKRIRAEMGIGGDDSPKIPDLFRQKYRGSRYSPGYPACPDMSDQEIIWRLLDPERIGCKLTENWQIDPEQSTSAFVVHHPEAKYFNV
- a CDS encoding homocysteine S-methyltransferase family protein, producing MTATDPIFASPFARALASRVLVLDGAMGTSLYSRDLTVEGDYCGCENCTDILVDSRPDVVEDIHKEFLEVGADCIETNSFGANTLVLGEFDLAEKATEFSRRSAEIARSAADAYSTKDKPRFVMGSMGPGTKLITLGNTTWPAMLDSYTNQALGLIEGGVDAFLIETCQDLLQVKCAVNACLRALEQKGKSIADIPICVSVTIEQTGTMLMGTSIEAAAHALRRYPILSLGLNCATGPTEMAEYIQWLGKYWDRHVSVAPNAGLPVLVEGRTEYPLKPGPFAEAQQRFIEQSGVGLVGGCCGTTPEHIRQLADMVGGREAKRTERSTMAPSCTSLYQPVEYRQDNSFLIVGERCNASGSRKFKRLLEEEDWDGIVGLAKQQVREGSHVLDVNVDYAGRDNAADMREVVQRLVRQVDAPLMIDSTQVATIEAGLQCAGGKCIINSANFEDGEEKFDAICKLAKTYGAGLVIGTIDEDPEAAMARTADRKFEIAKRSIERATQVHGLDETDIFIDPLVLPISTGMDDDRRSALALIEGTRRIAEAFPNVQITCGLSNVSFGLKPAARQVLNSVFLDELVKAGMTSAIVHASKILPLAKIEDDQKRVAMHLVYDKRDTSVGGTGLPSPDEQIQEEVALA
- a CDS encoding DUF2945 domain-containing protein, giving the protein MSTSYGKGDNVKWKWGEGYGRGKVIERHTETVERTIDGSSIKRKGDTDDAALVIEQDDGQTVLKLESEVSKDTSA
- a CDS encoding CsbD family protein, with the protein product MNTDTMQGNWKQLKGKAKERWGKLTDDELDQVEGKRDQLAGKIQEKYGKTKQEAEKEIDEFKRSCNC
- a CDS encoding type 1 glutamine amidotransferase domain-containing protein, which translates into the protein MSTTNNKKLDGKTIAILSTDGFEQSELVRPLEALKEAGAEVHVVTPDGSDIKGWDNGNWGDTVKADRSLADVKADSYDGLVLPGGVMNPDKLRMREDATTFVREFFKAGKPVSAICHGPQILIDCGVIEGREMTSFPSIKNDLKNAGARWVDQEVVCDQALTTSRTPDDLPAFIDKTIEEIREGKHAGQKTA